One Candidatus Campbellbacteria bacterium genomic region harbors:
- the nusB gene encoding transcription antitermination factor NusB, with protein sequence MSNRHLARSVVLQTLFQVDFSNVNVQEADAILGATIAEYAPSIGERDFMKTLMHGVIDRRVDLDTIIQKAAPEWPIDKISLVDRSVLRLGLYELLFGDRAHVPAKVAINEAIELAKTFGGDSSGRFVNGVLGSVYKEMGEPGKDEQSKKKKDVPYEELPLEMLGGAVVYAKHENDIYLAFVHDVFGHWTLSKGKIEKNEDVKVGTAREIQEELGLDVVIQDELGSNEYVASHPEKGKVRKRVEYFLAEAPFHEITLGTSGGLDDGRWFRVSEILNLNIYDDILPLITKAITLLSQK encoded by the coding sequence ATGAGTAATCGACATTTAGCACGATCAGTTGTTCTTCAAACTCTTTTTCAGGTAGATTTTTCGAACGTCAACGTACAAGAAGCTGACGCAATTCTTGGTGCAACCATAGCAGAGTACGCTCCCAGCATTGGCGAGCGTGATTTTATGAAAACGTTGATGCACGGTGTTATTGATCGGCGCGTTGACCTCGACACCATTATTCAAAAAGCAGCTCCTGAATGGCCTATCGATAAAATTTCACTCGTTGATCGAAGTGTGTTGCGTCTTGGTTTGTATGAACTTTTGTTTGGTGATCGTGCGCACGTACCTGCAAAGGTTGCTATTAACGAAGCTATTGAACTTGCAAAAACATTTGGTGGCGATTCGTCGGGCCGTTTCGTAAATGGTGTACTTGGTTCTGTGTACAAAGAAATGGGTGAGCCGGGCAAAGATGAACAATCTAAGAAAAAGAAAGATGTGCCGTACGAAGAATTGCCGTTAGAGATGCTTGGTGGTGCTGTGGTGTATGCAAAACATGAGAATGATATTTATCTTGCATTTGTACACGATGTGTTTGGCCACTGGACGCTATCAAAGGGAAAAATTGAAAAGAATGAAGATGTGAAGGTGGGAACAGCACGAGAGATTCAAGAAGAACTTGGCCTTGATGTGGTTATTCAAGACGAACTTGGTTCGAATGAGTACGTGGCGTCGCATCCTGAAAAAGGAAAAGTACGCAAACGAGTTGAGTATTTTTTGGCAGAAGCACCGTTTCATGAAATTACTCTCGGTACTTCAGGGGGACTTGATGATGGACGTTGGTTCCGCGTTTCTGAAATCTTGAACCTTAATATTTACGACGATATTTTGCCACTCATTACGAAAGCAATTACTCTATTATCACAAAAGTAG
- the rpmF gene encoding 50S ribosomal protein L32, whose translation MTVRMRHTVGHTGNRRSHHALKEPRLSTCASCGSKHIRHQACPVCGIYRGRTVVDAKGVHERALRRKQAKSKARGEAVAQTAKAEKATKEEKKASK comes from the coding sequence ATGACAGTACGAATGCGACATACAGTAGGTCACACGGGAAATCGACGTTCCCACCACGCGCTCAAAGAGCCACGTCTTTCGACATGTGCATCGTGTGGTTCAAAGCACATTCGTCACCAAGCATGTCCTGTATGTGGTATATATCGAGGACGAACGGTAGTTGATGCAAAGGGTGTGCACGAACGCGCTCTCCGTCGCAAGCAAGCAAAAAGCAAGGCGCGAGGTGAAGCGGTAGCTCAGACAGCAAAGGCAGAGAAAGCAACAAAAGAAGAAAAGAAGGCGTCAAAATAG
- a CDS encoding ribonuclease HII, with translation MQTIVGIDEAGRGPLAGPVSVACVAIHSDEVFQVFPEVCDSKKLSPKKREVWFEEILRLQKEGALSYASELVGAGIIDTKGITYAIKQGIVTVLTEVNVPAYTQILLDGGLKAPREFTNQKTIIRGDEQELSIALASIVAKVTRDRYMVKLAEKYPEYGFEIHKGYGTKKHMELITAHGLSPEHRKTFCRRFL, from the coding sequence ATGCAAACTATTGTTGGTATTGATGAGGCGGGGCGAGGACCGTTGGCTGGTCCGGTATCTGTTGCGTGTGTTGCAATTCATTCGGACGAGGTTTTTCAAGTATTCCCAGAAGTGTGCGACTCAAAAAAACTCTCCCCAAAAAAACGAGAGGTGTGGTTTGAAGAGATTCTTCGTTTACAAAAAGAAGGCGCTCTTTCATATGCGTCAGAGTTGGTTGGTGCAGGCATTATAGATACAAAAGGAATCACGTATGCAATCAAACAGGGAATTGTCACCGTGCTTACAGAAGTAAACGTGCCCGCATATACACAGATACTTCTTGATGGTGGGTTGAAAGCACCGCGTGAATTTACAAATCAAAAAACAATTATCCGAGGTGATGAACAAGAGCTCTCTATTGCACTTGCATCAATTGTTGCGAAGGTAACTCGTGATAGGTATATGGTGAAACTAGCAGAGAAATATCCTGAGTATGGTTTTGAAATACACAAAGGGTATGGAACCAAAAAACACATGGAATTAATCACTGCGCACGGGCTTTCACCAGAACATCGAAAAACATTTTGTCGTCGTTTTCTCTGA